The proteins below are encoded in one region of Dryobates pubescens isolate bDryPub1 chromosome 27, bDryPub1.pri, whole genome shotgun sequence:
- the LOC104296324 gene encoding uncharacterized protein LOC104296324, translating into MTHCRMSQTRRIPGHFVFSSYPNGAPEEETYSELQTIPDTTQQMEFNISSATQVGHQLALIGDEFNRIYHSKFEDTLLHLAHRVAISVFRTWSNVRSVISTCGNTLNTNWTKRITGYGSWICRLSSRCICQKLVPAALLAVVIFWWAMTYGLQN; encoded by the exons ATGACTCATTGCAGAATGTCTCAAACAAGGAGAATCCCCGGGCACTTTGTCTTCTCCAGCTACCCCAATGGAGCACCAGAAGAGGAAACCTACAGTGAGCTCCAAACAATTCCAGATACCACACAGCAAATGGAGTTTAATATCAG CTCAGCTACCCAGGTTGGCCATCAGCTGGCCCTGATTGGGGATGAATTTAACAGGATTTACCACAGCAAGTTTGAAGACACACTGCTTCACCTGGCACATAG GGTTGCTATCAGTGTTTTCCGGACATGGAGTAATGTTAGAAGTGTAATAAGCACCTGTGGAAATACTTTGAATACCAACTGGACCAAGAGGATCACTGGTTATGGAAGCTGG ATTTGCAGGCTTTCTTCCAGGTGCATCTGCCAGAAGCTGGTGCCTGCAGCCTTGCTTGCCGTTGTGATCTTTTGGTGGGCCATGACTTACGGACTGCAGAATTAA